CAATGGAGATTGATTCTATGAAACGTTAACGATGGCACTCGTTAAGTGTTTTATTATTATTGACTTCCGAATAATATTATCGCCTACCAAAACAATAATATTACTGTGAAAACTCACTCTCATATTATACATAAAAAATGAGAGATTTCATATCAAATGACCCACAAGTGATAATATATTATCAGAATGACATTAGAAAAGTCGGAATTGGTCCGACTTTGTGAAAGAAATATAATATTATCGCAAATACTCTTCTTTTAATTCATTGGGTTGAATGACAGAAAAGTCGATGTGGCAGTAACCTCCAGGATTGCCTTCAAGGTACATTTGGTGTTCGGGTTCAGCAACTACAAAATTTTCTAAGGGTAAGACTTCCGTTACAATGGTATCTTTGTAATTAGCTTTGATACTGTCAATGTATTGGTTTATAGTATCGTTATCCTGATCGTTAGTATAGTAGATTCCTGTGCGATATTGTGTTCCAATATCATTCGCCTGACGGTTTCTTGTTGTGGGATCAATCATTCGGAAGAGATGTTCGAGAATTTTATCCAATGAAATTACCGTTTGATTGTAAGTAAGCATAACGGCTTCAACATGTCCCGTTGTCCCACTGCATACCTCACGATATGTCACAGAGTCTCCATTTCCATTTGCATAACCAACTTGCGTATCAATAATACCTTTGAGTCGGTGGTAGTATTCCTCGACGCCCCAAAAACAGCCGCCTGCAACGACGATGTGTTTAAAATCTCGTGTAGTCATAATATAAACCTCCATGTGTAGGAATATTGTAGCATAGAAATTAAAAGATGCTTCCGTGGAAGCATCCGTGAAATGGCTCAGTGGTCTAATCTGGCCAATCATCAACACGCACGATGGAGTATGAATGTTGATCGAGCGAAGTGCTCTTGAGACTATAGTAATTGTTGAACTTATTTTTCTCATCAAGAGCTTGTTAATTTTTGGTTAAATTATCGATGTTTATGATACAATTCAACCATTGGAGGAAAATTTATGAGTGAACTAATTAATTTTCGTGACTTTGGGGGATATCCCACTACAGACGGACGTCGCGTAAAAAAAGATATTTTCTTCAGATGTGGATCCTACCGCGATTTGACAGAAGAAGACCGTCATTACATTAAATCATTGAATATTCAAAACTTGTGTGACTATCGCGAACGACATGAAATTGACAAAGACGAGCGTCAAAGCGAACTCTCAAAGCGAGTCCATACGATTTCAGCTTCGGAACATTTGGGTGCTTTTGAAGAAGACCCACAAGCACCATACACGGTTCTTTCTACAGAGGGGATGATTGAATTCTACGAGCGTCTCGTATTTGATAACCCTGCATACATTAATGTTTTTGAACTCTTGCAAAATGAGAATGCAGTTCCCTATCTTCATAACTGTACGGCTGGGAAAGATCGCACAGGGATTGCCAGTGCTCTTATCTTACTCGCATTGGGTGTGGATGAGGAAATCGTGATGTATGACTACTTGAAGTCGCTTGAAGCATTTGATGCGATATTGGAAAATGAAGTACGTCGTTTAAAACCGAATCGTACGACTGAGTCCCTGTATCATAAAATGCCGGGAATCATTGTGAAACCTTCATATTTGTTGGCGGCATTTGAAACAATAAAAGAAAAGTATGGCGACTTTGCGACATACTTTGAAAAAGAATTCTCATTGGATGAACAGGGACTTGAGTCCTTGCGTCTTCGGTTTACAGAATAGGTGCAACGCACCTTTTTTATTGCTTAAGATTAATCGAAAGCTGACGAGAATCGCGTGTTTCTTCGAGAATGGAATCGAAATATTCGAGTGTCATTTCAAACTCACGTTCAACCACTAGTTTATATCCCGTGAGATTACGGAAATATTCAGGATCTGTAATGGCTCTCCCGGCAAAATACTCGAGATTAAGAAGTGCAAATGTGTGTGCGACTTCTTCTTTCTCAGCTTCTGTAAAGTACTCAGTATCCCATCCACGCAAACGCTTATCGAAGGCGAGTTCATAGAAGAATGTTTCTGCTTTCTTATCAAAACCTTCAACGCCAGTATTTATACTTTGGGTTTTATAGTTTGCATTGAGATCTTGATCAATATCAAGGACTCCAAACTGTAATGGATAGACACTAAGAGCTCCGGACGCAATGTCATACAGCTCACCCTCGCTTGTTTTTGAGATGCTTTGAGTATGGATGTGTCCTGAGAATGCCAGTTTTACATTGTATTCAATAAGTAGTTTTCGCAGACGCGGTGCATTGTTGACGGTAAAACCTTCATAGATGAGTTGGCTATGATTCATGATGTTGTGGTGCATTGCGAAGAGGGGAGTAATGTTATTCTTTTTGGCTTCGATAAGTTGACCTTCCAACCAGGCATATGTCTCATCGGATAATTCGCCACTCAGAAGGTCGCCAGTATTTGCTTCCATCATAAATAACCAAACATCCTTAGAAAGTGGTGCAACATAGCTCAATGAATCCTTGTCCATTGGATTGCTTGGTGCAAACCCTTGGTTTTCGTATATTCTTGCGAATGTTAATGAGTCGACACTTTCGACCTTACTCACGCTGTCTTCATTATAGCGTCGAGCGTTAGGGTTATTGAGGTCGTGGTTCCCGGCAGTAACAAGTACTTGAATTCCAGCATCGGTAAGAATGTTCAGTTTTGCAGCGAGGTCTTCGTGGCTTTTTCTCTCGCCATTTAATGTAATGTCGCCCGTTAGAACAACTGCGTTGGGTTTCAATGCTAACATATTGTTGATGAATGCATCGGTAATAAGTTCCATATCAAGGAGCATTTTACCATCCCCTTTACGTACGGAAGATTCAAAGAAAGCTCCTTCAGTAATCAGTTCGGGACTGAGATAATGCAAGTCGCTCGCGAAAACAATGCGTAAATCTTTAATATCGGTTTGAATATTAGTATCTATGGTTGCGACGTGGTCCGCTGGTTTTTGAGTACAGCCAACCAGTATTGTTGCAAGTAGTATTAATAAAAGTCGTTTCATATTTTTCCTACCATTTCTCATACTATTGTATCACTTTTTGGAGAAATAAATTTACGCGGGTTGATTTCTTGTGTGACTGCTTAGAATAAAATATAATTAAATCAGTAATAAATGGGAGGGGAACATATGAAAAAAGATTTTGACCAATTTGGTGGCTTGATGTGGTGTGTATATGGACTTGAAATACTGATTGCAGTCTGGTTTGGTTTGTTATTATTCAGTGACTTACGAATATATCTCATGAGTGACCCAGGGATGGTCCGTGTTGGGGAATTTGCACTGTATGCGATGATCTTATCGGGAATCACGTTTGTCATCGCAATTGGACTTGTTGCGGTCTTTAAACTTAAAGGAAAATTCTTTTATAACTTGGTGCGATGGCTTATGATTGCTCAGATTGTAATACTTGTAATATTCGCAGTTGTTGTTATTGTCCATGCATTAATTTACAAACTTAGTATGAATCTTTGGATGTACCTTGTCCCGTTAGTGGTTCAACTTGTTTGCCTAGGTTACTTCACAAGATCTGGTCGTGTGAAAGTATACCACCGTATTGAAAGCACTCACGTTAATTAATCATTAAAGAAAGCGCCTGACAAAGGCGCTTTCTTTATGATTATACATTGTCGTCTTTGTGACGTCTTCTTACAATGAAGAATAACAATCCAGTAAATGCTGCGAGTCCCCCTACACCAAGTGCAATCGGAAGTGGAGATGCCGAAATGTTTTCAATCGTTAGTGTAAACGGTGAAGGTGCATTTGTTTGTGGTGGTGTTTCTCCTTTCGTTGTTGTGACAGGAACTGCATCAGGTTTTTCAGGTGTTGTGATAGTTTCTTTTTCAGGTGCTGTATCAGGTTTTGTGTTCGGCGTTAGGGTACCGATTGGTTTTGGTGTGGTACCGGGTTGTGGTGTTTTGGGATTTGTGCGTTGATTCAATTGTGTCTGTGCGCGATCGATTTCAGTGTTTAGAGTGTTTCGCAATGTTCCATTTGGAATAAGCCCAATGAGTTCCTTCACGGCATCGATGTGTGATTGGGTAACATCACTTCGCAATGTGTTCTGTGCTGTGAATAATCCGTTTGCACGATCTCTTGCTGTAACCATCGCGCTTAAGGTATCAAGAGAGTTTAAAAGGGCTGATTTATTTGGAGAATCAGACAACAATTTAACATCGTTACGGAGTGCGTTAATTTGCGCTTCGGTGAGTCCTTTTGCGATATCATCTTTCTTACTGTTGGCAAACAATGCATCACGTTGTGTTTCGAGTTGTTTGATGGCATCATTGTAGAATCGTTGTTCCAGTTTTGCTTTTGCACTATCCAATTGTTGTTGGAATGAGGAACGCGTTGTTGGATCACTAATGTCGTTGAGTCGTTGCATTAATGTATCAATGTATCCTTGAGTCACTCCAGGCTTCAACGCTCCACCACTATAAAGGTTATTGATGTCTGATTGCATTTGGTTCGTAAGATATTGTTGTTTCGCATTGCGAACCTGCTCTAATAATAAATCCTTAATGTTACCGTTCGGTAAGTTGTTGACGCGATCACTTAATTCATTTATTTCCAAAAGTGTTACGCGTGGTTTAAGGGCATCATTCTCAAATAAAGCTGCGATATCTCCAGTAAGGATTCGATTCGTGAGCAATTGTTCAGCCCGGGTAAGTTCTGCTATGAATGCACTGCGATCTGGGTCTGATAAAACTGTTGCATTCTCAACGCGAGTTTGGAGTGCGTCAATCGTTGTTTGTGTCACGTGAGTCTCTAACTCGTTATCTTCAGTAAAGAGACCTTCAATCGCGGTACGAATGTCACGTGTTGTAAATTGTTGGCGTGCGTCGTTTAATTGTGAGACGAGCGCTGTTTTAATCGGTCCATCTTCGAGCAATTGTATACGCGCATCCAAGGATTGCAATGTCTGTGATGTAACAGAATCGACAAGGATTCCATCATCGAAAAGAGCAGCAACATCGATCTTTAAATTGTGCTCAGTTAAGAGACGTGTTGCGGTAGATAGATTGTTAAGAAGCGTTTCTTTGTCGACAGTGAGTAAGTGTTCGTTATCACCGATTGCTTCGATCAAGGCATCAATTTCTGCTTGTGTAAGTGGAAGCTTGATTGCTAAATGAGATTCATCTGTAAAGAATGCATCCACTGCGTTGGTGAAGTAAATATTGAAATATTGTGCCTTGGCGCCCATGATGCGATCAATAAGGGCTGTTTTCAATGTGGTATTGATAACGGTATTTTCACTTACTTTTGCAAGGAGTGTATCCAGCGCTGCTTCGCTGACGGATGCTTTGATTACACCATCCTCGAAGAGGGCGTCAACCTCTTGTGTTAACGTGCGTTCGATTAATAGTTTCTTTGCGTGATTGAGGCTTGTTTGTAAACTTGCCTTATTCGCATCATTTGTAACTCCGTCAATCAATGTTTGAATTGCATCAATTGATAGTGCTGTTGATGTATCCTTAAGGGCGGTAAGCGATGAATCTGTGTAGAGAGCTTTAATTTGATTGCTGAGATCGGTCATGGTGTCATCATCTTTAATTTCAGTGTTCCGTTGAGATACTTCAGCCAGTTTATCCAACAATCGATCTTTCATTGCTCCCTCATCCATAGCGGTAATGGTTTGAATGGCACTTGTAAGTGACGACTCACTAATTGGCTCTTTTACTGTTGCCATTGTTGCATCTGTAAAGAATGCACTCACAAGTGTTTGTTTATCAAGGAAGTTTTGCAATGTTGCTAATGTATCCGCGATTTTTGTGTATAGCGTTGGAGAAATGAGGCTTTGATAATCTGCGAAATCAGCAAATCGAGATTTCAATGCATCTAATTTTGTTTGTGTTAAATCAGGTGTAATATCATCATAATTTGTATCCGTGAAGTATGCGAATACATCGGTGTTGAGCGTCGTTGCATGTGCTGTTAATGTTTCGTATAGACGTGTTCGCATTGCAGCAAGATTCACAGTTTCGGCATGCCCTGCTTCTTTCATGCCGTTTAAAGTGTCGAGTGCAGTATCGAAGGTCGTAAAATCAAATGCAGTATTCAATGTAGTAAGCGCATCTTCGATAGTGATAATATCATTCCCGCGTTTAATGAGTGCATCAATTGTTTGATAGCGTGCTGTACCTGAGGAGGCACTCAGTGTAGCGAGTTCAGTCTGCGCTTGTACAAGTGCAGTGCGAGCTGTTGTAACATTCTTTAATTTATAACTGTTGTTATTGATGGCGTCACCACTGTCAAACAGATCTTGAACAATTCCCAGTAAGTTTGCCAAGGTTGTTTGTTGGACGAGTTGTTCTTTGGCGTTATCAATCTGTCCTTGCAATTCGGTTTTAACTTCAGAATCATCCAGTAAATTCACTGCCGTTTGTGCTGCTGCGATTTCAGTCTGAGTGAGAGTTTCCTTAATGGTGATTCCATCTGCCTCAAAAAGGGCGTTGACTTTAGTTGTGGCATCGTTAATGAGTGCCGCACGTTTTGCATCGTACTGTGTTTGTGCGTCGTTTACTTTTGTTGCCAATGCGTCTTTAGCAGGCCCCGCAGGGAGTTGTGTCACGGCTGTCCGTGCTGTATCAATTGCGGTTTGCGACAGTCCGTCGACAATCACTAGAGGTGCTTGTGTAGGGTTTTTGAAGAGTGCATCAACAAGTGATGTTGCATTTACCAAGTCGGTTGCATTAATTGCAGTTGATAATTTGTTTACTAAGGCTGCTTTCTTGGTTTCGTCAACACCCGTCAAACCCTGAATCGTTTCTAAGAGCGATTTTGCGATATCGAGATTTTCCGCAGCGATGAGTCCATTTGAAGTGATGAGTCCATCGACATTTGCAGTCCAATAATCCAACTCTTTCGCAGTTATTTTTCCAAGGAGCTCGGTGTAGACTTTTGGATTGCTAGTTTTAATGGCGCGTAGATCTTCTTTTATCGTTAATACATCTGTGATTGGCGTCGTTGTTGTCATTGCAACAATTCGATCATTTAAACTGATGATTGGCGTCATCAATGCACGAGCATCAGCGATGCGAATTTGAAGTTCAGGACTTAGACTGGGCTGTACAACGGTACTCGTATCCATATCTTTTATAGCGTTGTAACTTGTGAGAAGGCTCGTATATGTCTTATCAACAAGATGTGAGTTGGTATCATCATTTTTTAAAACTTCACGAATCAAGAGAACCTTGTCATGATCAGCCTTTTCGTAAACTACAACGGACTTCAATGTAACTGGAGTGTTGTTTATGGTGGCAGTTTCCGTTAGTGAGTAAGTTCGATTACTGCTGTTTGAATTTGTACCCTTAAAACGTTCATAAAATGTAACGTCTCCAATGGTATCGTTTTGAACTTTAGACCCGATAATGGGCGGAATTGTGGTAATACCATCAACAGCAAGGATGAGGGTCACGCCGGACGGATTGTTAACGCGTGCCTCAACAACATAATCCTTATTGTTAACCGTTGATATGGTCTGCTCAAACGTATACTTAGGCTCAGAAAAAATTGCGGGATTGACTTTCTTTTTTTCAACTGCCAAAGACTCTTCTTGATTCGAAAGTGGTAATGTAGAAGTATAAGTATCAAAACCAACCAACGACCCAACAGAGGTAAGGTTCAATTTTGCGCGTCCGTCTAAGGTTCCGTCTATCTTTACACTCACGGGTAAAATGCCAAGAACAAGGGCTGTTTTTATTGACCAACCACTAATTGTTGATTCACCATCAGAATATTGAAAACTAGGATTCGTGTTGATGGCACCAGCCACTAGATTATGAACATGAGTAGCGTGAATCTCTTCATGGGTAGGAGGTGTATCTGCATAGATAAATTGATTGATGGATATGGTGGTTAAGACCATTCCTAATGTGAGCAATACGGCGATCCCTCGTTTACCATGGGATTGAAATCTGCGGTTTAGAAAAGATGTCATTGATGGTCCCCCTTTGATCGTAATGACAGTGTGATTCTTTGGTGCAGTATATTCAATAAGTTATTCCTATTATATGGACAACTTCTTCAGTGCGGCAAACAGTATACAATTTCTTCACCAAAGTTCCCAAAACATTAAAAAAGACGATTTCTCGTCTTCGTTAGATAAAAATGTCTTCATCACGATCGTTATCGCCTTCATCTGGATCAACATAGACTGATGATACAACAACATTTCCTGATGCAAGGGATGCAGGGACATCAATGATTCTTTGGTTTGATGAGCCGCGAAATAATGCGGACATGCTTTTTTTACGAATCATGAAGCGTCCATCAATTACGATATCAAGTAACCCAAGTAATTTTTGAACATAGGGGTCATGATGGCGAATGAGTGCTTCATATTTAAATCCTGTATAGGACCAAAGGTTATAACCTTGCTCTTTGAGTGCTTTCGCAATATGATAGAGTGCTTCTGCTTGAACAAAGGGCTCACCACCTGAAAATGTAACCTTCTTTAAGTCAGCGTCCAATACTTTTTCAATAACTTCATCAACGCCGATTTCCGTACCACCTTCAAAAGGAATGGATTTTTGATTGTGACACCCTGGGCAATTGTGTGGGCACCCTTGGGTAAATATTACCGTGCGGATGCCTTCGCCATCGACGATTGAATCAGATATAAATGATGAAAGTCTTATTTTCATAAGAGATTGTGTTTAACGCGGTCGTTCTCTTCGGAACGTTTCGCATCATTGAAGCGGTCGAGTGTACCAACGAGGTAACCAGTAATGCGGCGAATGCGTTCGAAACCGTAGTCACCATCTGTTTCAAGACGGCCACAGCTTGGACACTCATCGTTGATAATTCCGGTATAACCACAGTCTGGATCACGGTCAACGGGATGGTTAACAGCTCCGTATCCAATTTGAGCATCGTGCATGAGACGGACTACTTCTTCGAATGCTTCAAGATTTTGTGTCGTGTCTCCATCCAATTCAACATAGGTGATGTGCCCACCATTTGTCATTGCATGATATGGTGCTTCTAGGCGCAGTTTATCAGCGATTGAAATATCATAGTAAACAGGAACATGGAATGAGTTTGTGTAGTAATCGCGGTTGGTAATGCCTTCGATGTTTCCAAAGATTGAGCGATCAATTCCCACAAAACGTCCGGCAAGACCTTCCGCAGGTGTTGCGATTAGTGAGAAGTTCATCTTTGTTTCTTGTGCATAAGCATCGGCTTTGTCGCGCATGTATTGCACAATCTCAAGACCGAGTTTTTGCGATGCATCGCTTTCGCCGTGATGCTTACCGGTTAATGCCTTAAGACATTCGGCAAGACCGATAAATCCAAATGCAAGCGTTCCATGTTTGTAAACCTTGTGTAAATTATCTTTAGGTTTGAGTGATTTAGAATTCTTCCAGACACCTTGACCCAGTAGGAACTTAAAATTTGCTGTTGATTTACTGCATTGGATACGGTAACGTTCCAACATTTGCTCTTTCATGAGTTCAAGCAAGTGATCCAGTTCTTCGTAGAACGCAACCATATCTGCTTTTTCATTGTTGAGAATTCCGTGTTTGATACCCAATCGTACCAAGTTGAGAGAAGTGAAACTCAAGTTTCCACGCCCGACAACGGTTTGATCTTCAGGATCGTTGATATCACTCATAACCCGTGTACGACAGCCCATGTAAGCAACTTCGCTCGCATAGTTACCTTCACGATAGTATTCCTTATTAAATGGGGAATCAATGAACGAGAAGTTTGGGAACAATCGTTTGGCTGACACTTTAATTGAGAGTTTAAACAAGTCATAGTTCACATCTTCTGGGAAATAGTTGACACCTTCTTTAACCTTGAAAATTGAGATTGGGAAAATCGGTGTTTCACCTTTTCCGAGTCCTTTATCTAAGGCTTTTAGGTAGTTTTCAACAACCATACGTCCCTCAGGAGAAATGTCAGTTCCAAAGTTGATTGAACTGAAAGGAACTTGTGCCCCTGCACGTGAATGCATTGTATTCAAGTTATGGATAAATGCTTCCATAGCTTGGAATGTGATGCGGTCTGTGACACGAACTGCTTTATCGTAGGCTTTATCAATGATACGAAGCGCTTGTGGATTGTCATTTACAAATTTTGCAAATTCTTTTGTATCGATTGTTAGTGAATCAAGATTATCGACATGCTTAATAATCCCTTTCATATCAGAAGTATCCAAGAGTTCGGATATTTCAAGGAAATCATAGATACGTTGTTTCAATTGCTTTTTAAAAGTAAGCAAAACTCCCGGAGCCATGTAGTAATCAAATGCAGGAATACTTTGACCGCCGTGTTGATCGTTTTGGTTTGATTGGATTGCAATCGCAGCCAATGCTGTATAAGACATGATGTCTTTTGGTTTGCGCAAGTGGCCATGACCCGTTGAGAAACCATTCTCAAACAATTGCTCTAAGTTAATTTGATTGCACGTTGTTGTACCCATTGGTAAGAAATCCATATCGTGAATATGGATTTGACCGGAGTCATGCGCTTCATAATAGTCTTGATCCATTTGGTATGCTTTGGCAAATTCTTTTGAAATGGTCGAACCAAATTGCAGCATCATACCCATTGGGCTGTTACCATCAACGTTCGCATTTTCACGTTTATCATCATTATCGATTGCTTCTTTTTGATTCAACTTCTCGATTGCTTTTAAGAATTTATGTTGCTTCGAAATGAATATCTTACGGGACTCATTGCGTCGATTACGGTAGGATGCAAAGGATTCATAAACATCCGTAAAGTTTTGACGTAGAAGTTCACGTTCTATAAGATCTTGAATGTGTTCGATTGAAATAAAGTCCTCGCGTTTTGCGATTTCTTCAATTTGTGCCAAGACAGCACTATAAACATGATTCACATCGTCTGAAGTGTATTTATCAGACTCTAAGGAATCAAAGCCCTTTTTAACTGCTACGGCTATTTTTTCACCATTAAATTTGGATTTTTGATTATCTCTTTTTAAGATTGTAATTGTATCCATTATTGACAAACGCCCCCTTGTTTTTCTGTACAGGACTATCATAATTAATTTTTTTGGAAATGCCAAAGAAAACAAGGGTGTTTTTCATTAGTACAGCACTTCACAAACTATAAGGTTAAATATATAACGATAAACATTAAACATAAAATATGTTATACTGAAATCAAAGGGGTGGAAATATGATAATTGTAAGATTGGATCGGGTTATGGCGGATCGAAAAATGACATTGCGTGAACTCTCGGAACGTACGGGTATTTCGGAGGTAAACCTCTCAAAACTCAAGAACTCACGTGTAAAGGCGGTTCGCTTTTCGACTCTCAATGCGATATGTACAGAATTAAAGTGCCAGCCGCGCGATATCTTTGAATTTGTATACGATATTTAACATGAAAAAACCCTGAAATACAGGGTTCAAAATGTCATCGTGAATGAGACTGGTAGATTATTTGCCAGTTTTCTTTTTAAGTAGTTGCGCCTTCAAGGCGTTTTTATTTGAATTATTGAAGAATCCTGAGGATGTATCCTGCTGTGAATCCTTGTTTTTTAATTTGTTACTTTTGGTATTATTAAAACTTACCTGTTTTTTATTGTTATTTGCTTTCATAAGAAACCTCCGTTTGTTTCAAGACAAAAATCATTCCAATCATGTGTTAGTTTTGATGAACATTTTGATAGGTTTGATTAAATGTACATGGACCGGTCCTCGTTTCTATAGTTTTATTATAAAGGCTATGGGGAGTATGCGCAAGAATTACTCTTTATGATTGTTGCGAAAGTTAAGAAACGCGAGCTCCCAATCGGTATTGAAGTGATCGGACTCGGATGTTTTATTGGGATGGATTTCACGAAAGTATTTTAGGAATGGTAGAACAACATTACCGCCGTCACGTACGGATTCAAGAATAAGTTCGGACCAAATAGGATTTATTGTATAATACTCCGACAGTCGGAAGTCCTCTTCGTAGCGAGGAAAGATTAACGAAGACTCAAATGTGCGAACATCCAAATGATTCGTAGCCAAATCAAGAATTGCATAATTAAATACAGGTGTGTCGAGCGGGATTCCAAGTGTTCCAGGATTGATAAATCGTTTCCCATGCAACATAACATCTTCGACCCGATGCGTATGACCGTATAAACAAATGTCAAACTCGTAATGCTCAATAAGGCGCTCGTAAACGCGGTGTTGTGTTTTTTCATCAAGAAGTTCTGCAAATTGGTCGCCGTGGACAATCAAAAAACGTGTATTTGCGATAGTTACCTTGCGAATATCCAATAACCCACTCAAGTATTCAACACTTGCGCTGTTGAGCGATTGTTGTGATGTATGCATGGGTTTTTGATTGTTGTAATTAAAATCAAAGTCATTGTGCAAGAGTGCACGATCACGATTGCCAAGAATTGCAAGGTCAGCGTGTTCAGCAACAAGACGAACAACTTCATTATCCGAGAAGCCATCCGTAACATAGTCACCGAGAAAAATGTAATAGTCGACACCCATTGCCTTGGCATCGGTGAGTGCAAGTTGTAAAGCAGGCAGGGTAGAGTGAATATCACTCATCAAAGCAAGTTTCATAAGAATCTCCACCTTTCTTGAATTATCATAGCATTATTGTCATATGTTTTTTGTGAAGATAACTTTCACAAAAAAGATGTCTGCAAAAGACATCTTTAAAACTTAACCATCGATAGATACAAGTTGAATCTGGTCCAGTTGCATACCAAACTCAACATCAATAATATGAATATCATCGAATGTATGATTTAAATAAGAAATGACACCCCACCCTTCACCTAGGATCCGAAAGGATGGTTCGCACAACTTCTTGGTAACATCCTCTTTACTGTGTTCGCCAAAACAAGCGAACAAGCTTCCTTCATCAATCAAATACTGAACAATAGCGTCGAGTGCTGTTGGATATGTTTTGATTAGCGTTTTTGTTTGTTCTAATAAGGCTTCAGAAAAAATTCTATAATTGATTGTCACTGAGAATGTCTCCATAATGTATTCGATATCATCGTCTAAGTAATTGTTTTGCATGCTTTATCCTCGCTATCTTGGGTAAAATTATAGCGCAATCGGTTTGAAAAGCAAGAAAACATGCGCGAGCAGTCGCTGAGCGTGCGCGAGAAGTAAAAATAAAGGGGAAATATACCCTTTAATCGAGAACATAATGGTTCACAAAATATGAATGTGGTATATTTATAATAAGACATATAATGGTAGAAAAGAGGCTATTATGAATTCACCTTCACTATTCATTGCCTTTGTGGCACTCAATCTTTTTGCGTATATTACGATACGCTTGCGTCCAATTATCTTTAAAGTAAAACTGTTTAAACCCATGATTTGGAATTTTAAATTATCGTTGTTACCCATTGTGATATTACTGGGGACAGATGTCCTTGCAATTATTATCTCCGTAATCTCAGCTTACACAGATATTATCGTGCTTCGTTATTTGGCGATTCTCATCTTTGCGCTCGGGATGGTCCTGTGGTTTATCATGTTACCCAACTCAGGATACCTAATAACAGAGCTCAACTTA
The window above is part of the Erysipelothrix sp. HDW6C genome. Proteins encoded here:
- a CDS encoding toxin Cry1Ac domain D-VI-related protein yields the protein MTSFLNRRFQSHGKRGIAVLLTLGMVLTTISINQFIYADTPPTHEEIHATHVHNLVAGAINTNPSFQYSDGESTISGWSIKTALVLGILPVSVKIDGTLDGRAKLNLTSVGSLVGFDTYTSTLPLSNQEESLAVEKKKVNPAIFSEPKYTFEQTISTVNNKDYVVEARVNNPSGVTLILAVDGITTIPPIIGSKVQNDTIGDVTFYERFKGTNSNSSNRTYSLTETATINNTPVTLKSVVVYEKADHDKVLLIREVLKNDDTNSHLVDKTYTSLLTSYNAIKDMDTSTVVQPSLSPELQIRIADARALMTPIISLNDRIVAMTTTTPITDVLTIKEDLRAIKTSNPKVYTELLGKITAKELDYWTANVDGLITSNGLIAAENLDIAKSLLETIQGLTGVDETKKAALVNKLSTAINATDLVNATSLVDALFKNPTQAPLVIVDGLSQTAIDTARTAVTQLPAGPAKDALATKVNDAQTQYDAKRAALINDATTKVNALFEADGITIKETLTQTEIAAAQTAVNLLDDSEVKTELQGQIDNAKEQLVQQTTLANLLGIVQDLFDSGDAINNNSYKLKNVTTARTALVQAQTELATLSASSGTARYQTIDALIKRGNDIITIEDALTTLNTAFDFTTFDTALDTLNGMKEAGHAETVNLAAMRTRLYETLTAHATTLNTDVFAYFTDTNYDDITPDLTQTKLDALKSRFADFADYQSLISPTLYTKIADTLATLQNFLDKQTLVSAFFTDATMATVKEPISESSLTSAIQTITAMDEGAMKDRLLDKLAEVSQRNTEIKDDDTMTDLSNQIKALYTDSSLTALKDTSTALSIDAIQTLIDGVTNDANKASLQTSLNHAKKLLIERTLTQEVDALFEDGVIKASVSEAALDTLLAKVSENTVINTTLKTALIDRIMGAKAQYFNIYFTNAVDAFFTDESHLAIKLPLTQAEIDALIEAIGDNEHLLTVDKETLLNNLSTATRLLTEHNLKIDVAALFDDGILVDSVTSQTLQSLDARIQLLEDGPIKTALVSQLNDARQQFTTRDIRTAIEGLFTEDNELETHVTQTTIDALQTRVENATVLSDPDRSAFIAELTRAEQLLTNRILTGDIAALFENDALKPRVTLLEINELSDRVNNLPNGNIKDLLLEQVRNAKQQYLTNQMQSDINNLYSGGALKPGVTQGYIDTLMQRLNDISDPTTRSSFQQQLDSAKAKLEQRFYNDAIKQLETQRDALFANSKKDDIAKGLTEAQINALRNDVKLLSDSPNKSALLNSLDTLSAMVTARDRANGLFTAQNTLRSDVTQSHIDAVKELIGLIPNGTLRNTLNTEIDRAQTQLNQRTNPKTPQPGTTPKPIGTLTPNTKPDTAPEKETITTPEKPDAVPVTTTKGETPPQTNAPSPFTLTIENISASPLPIALGVGGLAAFTGLLFFIVRRRHKDDNV
- a CDS encoding tyrosine-protein phosphatase; translated protein: MSELINFRDFGGYPTTDGRRVKKDIFFRCGSYRDLTEEDRHYIKSLNIQNLCDYRERHEIDKDERQSELSKRVHTISASEHLGAFEEDPQAPYTVLSTEGMIEFYERLVFDNPAYINVFELLQNENAVPYLHNCTAGKDRTGIASALILLALGVDEEIVMYDYLKSLEAFDAILENEVRRLKPNRTTESLYHKMPGIIVKPSYLLAAFETIKEKYGDFATYFEKEFSLDEQGLESLRLRFTE
- the msrA gene encoding peptide-methionine (S)-S-oxide reductase MsrA encodes the protein MTTRDFKHIVVAGGCFWGVEEYYHRLKGIIDTQVGYANGNGDSVTYREVCSGTTGHVEAVMLTYNQTVISLDKILEHLFRMIDPTTRNRQANDIGTQYRTGIYYTNDQDNDTINQYIDSIKANYKDTIVTEVLPLENFVVAEPEHQMYLEGNPGGYCHIDFSVIQPNELKEEYLR
- a CDS encoding metallophosphoesterase translates to MKRLLLILLATILVGCTQKPADHVATIDTNIQTDIKDLRIVFASDLHYLSPELITEGAFFESSVRKGDGKMLLDMELITDAFINNMLALKPNAVVLTGDITLNGERKSHEDLAAKLNILTDAGIQVLVTAGNHDLNNPNARRYNEDSVSKVESVDSLTFARIYENQGFAPSNPMDKDSLSYVAPLSKDVWLFMMEANTGDLLSGELSDETYAWLEGQLIEAKKNNITPLFAMHHNIMNHSQLIYEGFTVNNAPRLRKLLIEYNVKLAFSGHIHTQSISKTSEGELYDIASGALSVYPLQFGVLDIDQDLNANYKTQSINTGVEGFDKKAETFFYELAFDKRLRGWDTEYFTEAEKEEVAHTFALLNLEYFAGRAITDPEYFRNLTGYKLVVEREFEMTLEYFDSILEETRDSRQLSINLKQ